In Roseicyclus marinus, the genomic window GTTCGGCTTCGGCCATGGCTTCGGCGGTGGCCTCGAGCGACAGGAGGATCGAGGCGTGGCGGTTGCGATACTCGCGCGCGGGTTCCAGCACCTCGTAACCTGCGAAGGGCGCGCCGGGGGGGCTGCCGCCCTCCTTGAGCATGGCGCGCAAGCTGTCGCGGGCGTCTTCCACCTCGGCGCGGGTGCGGCCGATGATGGCGGCGCCCATGAGGCTCGCTGCCGCCTGCCCAAGGGCGCAAGCCTTCACATCCTGCCCGAAGCGGGTGACCCGGCCCCCGGCCATGTCGAGATCGACCGTCACCGTGGACCCGCAGAGCGGCGCGCGTTTGCGCACGCTGGCCTGCGGCGCATCGAGCCGCCCGGCATGGGGAATATCGGCTGCGAGCGCGAGGATGCGCTGGGAATAGAGCTTGATCAGGTCGGTGTCGCCGGACATGGGTATAGCCTTTGCTGCCGTGGCTTTATAGGTAGCCCCAATGCCCCCGTTTGCAAAGGCCGATGCCATGACAGACCAGCCCGAATTTGATCCCGCAGGCCTGAAATATGATGCCAATGGCCTGATCCCCTGTATCGCGCAGGAAGCCGGGACGGGCGAGGTGCTGATGATGGCCTGGATGAATGCCGCCGCCGTGGCCCGCACGCTGGAGACGGGGCGCGTCACCTATTGGAGCCGGTCGCGGGGGGCGTTCTGGGTCAAGGGCGAAAGCTCGGGCCATGTGCAGGAATTGGTCGAGCTGCGCATCGATTGCGACCGCGATTGCCTGCTGGCCTTGGTGCGCCAGACGGGGCCTGCCTGCCACACCAACCGGCGCAGCTGTTTCTACACGGCGGTCCGGGATGGGGGGAAGTGGAGCTGATGCGGCCCGAATAGGGGGGGTGCTCGGTGATGTTTTTTGGGGGGCTCTGCCCGTTGGCTTTGAGAAAGGGGGCTCTGCCCCCGTCGCCTTTGGCGACTCCCCCGGGATATTTTTGAAACAGAGAAGGGTCAAAGGCCGATCCTGCGGCGGATATCCTCTGGCGTGACGCCTTCCGCGCGGTAGAGGCGGATCGCGCGGGCGTCGTCGCGTTTGGCGAGCCGTTT contains:
- a CDS encoding iron-sulfur cluster assembly scaffold protein, which produces MSGDTDLIKLYSQRILALAADIPHAGRLDAPQASVRKRAPLCGSTVTVDLDMAGGRVTRFGQDVKACALGQAAASLMGAAIIGRTRAEVEDARDSLRAMLKEGGSPPGAPFAGYEVLEPAREYRNRHASILLSLEATAEAMAEAEQASACA